A genome region from Clostridium sp. JN-9 includes the following:
- the folE gene encoding GTP cyclohydrolase I FolE — translation MVNKAKIKEAVKMIIEAIGENPDREGLIETPDRVARMYTEIFSGLEEHPSEYLKKTFTVKNNDIVIEKDINFYSMCEHHLLPFFGKASIAYIPNGRVAGLSKLARTVDAFAKRPQIQEKMTAEIADAIMENLDAKGVMVIIEAEHLCMIMRGIKKPGSKTLTVTARGIFNENTELKNEVYKLI, via the coding sequence ATGGTTAATAAGGCAAAAATAAAAGAAGCAGTTAAAATGATAATTGAAGCCATTGGTGAGAATCCTGACAGAGAGGGATTAATTGAAACACCAGATAGGGTTGCAAGAATGTATACAGAAATTTTTTCAGGGCTGGAGGAACACCCTTCAGAATATTTGAAGAAAACTTTCACTGTTAAAAATAATGATATTGTAATAGAAAAAGATATAAACTTTTACTCCATGTGTGAGCATCACCTTCTGCCTTTCTTTGGTAAAGCTTCAATTGCTTATATTCCAAATGGCAGAGTAGCTGGATTAAGTAAGCTTGCAAGAACTGTTGATGCTTTCGCAAAAAGACCTCAGATTCAGGAAAAGATGACTGCAGAAATTGCAGATGCTATTATGGAAAATTTGGATGCAAAAGGGGTTATGGTTATAATTGAGGCAGAACATTTATGTATGATAATGAGGGGCATTAAGAAACCTGGAAGTAAAACACTGACTGTTACTGCAAGAGGAATTTTTAATGAAAATACTGAATTAAAAAATGAAGTGTATAAATTAATCTAG
- a CDS encoding HD domain-containing protein, whose protein sequence is MYNNDRINLILHNDKFNEYLNKNNYLEKNREFCTHDINHLIDTARIAYIIVLERKINYSKDIVYAAALLHDIGRWQQYEEGIPHEAASANLSKDILKQSNYNKSEIDLICKAIINHRKASDENTLDYIIYKSDKLSRKCFNCASINKCKWSEDKKNHNIIY, encoded by the coding sequence ATGTATAACAATGATAGAATAAATTTAATACTTCACAATGACAAATTTAATGAGTATTTAAATAAAAATAATTATCTGGAGAAAAACAGAGAATTTTGTACTCATGACATAAATCATTTAATAGATACAGCAAGAATAGCTTACATTATTGTCTTAGAAAGAAAAATTAATTATTCAAAGGATATTGTTTATGCAGCGGCTCTGCTTCATGATATTGGAAGGTGGCAGCAATATGAGGAAGGTATACCTCATGAAGCTGCAAGTGCAAATCTTTCAAAGGATATACTAAAGCAGTCAAATTATAATAAAAGTGAAATTGATTTAATTTGTAAAGCCATTATAAATCATAGAAAGGCCAGTGATGAAAACACATTAGATTATATAATTTATAAAAGTGATAAGCTTTCAAGAAAATGCTTTAATTGTGCTTCCATTAATAAATGTAAATGGAGTGAAGATAAAAAAAATCACAACATAATATATTAA
- the folP gene encoding dihydropteroate synthase, translating into MFTIGSKNFVLGKRTYIMGILNVTPDSFSDGGKFNNVEKAIAHAKKMIEQGADIIDVGGESTRPGHKPVDEKEEIRRVIPVIEALRKETDIPISIDTYKGSVAESAIKAGADLINDVWGFKKDTYMAKVAAKYQVSCCLMHNRENNNYENLMQDMIDDLQKSVEIALEAGVKKENIILDPGIGFAKDYEQNLIVMNNLEKLNKLGYPVLLGTSRKSMIGNTLNVPPEERVEGTIATTVIGIMKGCDFVRVHDVLENKRAAMMTDAIVRNR; encoded by the coding sequence ATGTTTACAATAGGAAGTAAAAATTTTGTTTTGGGAAAAAGAACTTATATAATGGGAATATTAAATGTAACTCCTGATTCATTTTCTGATGGGGGAAAATTTAATAACGTTGAAAAAGCCATTGCACATGCAAAGAAAATGATAGAACAAGGTGCAGACATTATTGATGTAGGAGGAGAGTCAACAAGACCAGGCCATAAGCCTGTAGATGAAAAAGAGGAAATAAGGAGAGTTATACCAGTAATAGAAGCATTAAGAAAAGAAACAGATATTCCTATATCTATTGATACCTATAAAGGCAGCGTTGCAGAATCAGCTATCAAGGCAGGTGCAGATTTAATAAATGATGTGTGGGGATTTAAAAAGGATACATATATGGCTAAGGTTGCTGCAAAATATCAGGTTTCATGCTGTTTAATGCATAACAGGGAAAATAATAATTATGAAAATTTAATGCAGGATATGATAGATGATTTGCAGAAAAGTGTTGAAATAGCATTAGAAGCCGGAGTAAAAAAAGAAAATATTATATTGGATCCAGGAATAGGTTTTGCTAAAGATTATGAACAAAATTTAATCGTTATGAATAATCTGGAGAAATTAAATAAACTGGGATATCCAGTATTGCTTGGCACATCAAGAAAATCAATGATAGGAAATACTCTAAATGTTCCACCAGAAGAAAGAGTGGAAGGCACAATTGCAACTACAGTTATTGGTATAATGAAAGGCTGTGATTTTGTAAGGGTTCATGATGTTCTGGAAAACAAGAGAGCAGCTATGATGACTGATGCAATAGTGAGAAATAGGTAA
- the folK gene encoding 2-amino-4-hydroxy-6-hydroxymethyldihydropteridine diphosphokinase, with amino-acid sequence MDKIYIKNLEIFAYHGVLDEEKKLGQKFIISLELDLNLRQAALHENLDETVNYANLCHEVENEFKKEKYDLIETAAEKIAEFILLNYEIVNSVKVLLKKPWAPIGKPLEYAGVEIERKRHVVYIGIGSNMGDKEKNLKDAIKLISSNTYNKVTKESKFYETKPVGYLDQDDFINCVIEIKTLFQPGELMDFLLDVEKQLKRERIIRWGPRTIDLDILLYDDLISYDEHTIIPHPRMAERLFVIKPLCEIAPYMVHPILNKRIIDIEAELSENQKLK; translated from the coding sequence ATGGATAAAATTTATATTAAAAACTTAGAGATATTTGCATACCATGGTGTTTTAGATGAAGAAAAAAAATTAGGCCAAAAGTTTATAATTTCATTAGAATTAGATTTAAACTTAAGACAAGCCGCATTGCATGAAAACTTAGATGAAACCGTAAATTATGCTAATTTATGCCATGAAGTAGAAAATGAGTTTAAAAAAGAAAAATATGATCTTATAGAAACTGCTGCTGAGAAAATAGCTGAATTTATATTATTGAATTATGAAATTGTTAATAGTGTTAAAGTCTTACTTAAAAAACCCTGGGCTCCAATTGGTAAGCCTTTGGAATATGCCGGGGTTGAAATAGAACGTAAAAGACATGTAGTTTATATTGGAATTGGATCCAATATGGGTGATAAAGAAAAGAACTTAAAGGATGCCATAAAATTAATTAGCTCCAATACTTATAATAAAGTTACTAAGGAGTCTAAGTTTTATGAAACTAAACCTGTTGGATATTTAGATCAGGATGATTTTATTAATTGTGTCATAGAAATAAAAACACTTTTCCAGCCAGGCGAATTAATGGACTTTCTATTAGACGTTGAAAAGCAGCTTAAGAGAGAAAGAATTATAAGATGGGGACCAAGAACCATAGATTTAGATATACTATTATATGATGATTTAATAAGTTATGATGAGCATACTATAATTCCTCATCCACGAATGGCGGAGAGGCTTTTTGTAATTAAGCCCCTCTGTGAAATAGCACCATATATGGTTCATCCAATATTGAATAAAAGAATTATAGATATTGAAGCAGAATTATCTGAAAATCAAAAGTTAAAGTAA
- a CDS encoding phosphatidylserine decarboxylase, producing the protein MIKFYNRKTKKYEIEKIAGEKYLNWTYSSPIGMTLLEALVKKKLFSKIYGWYCDTRFSRKKIPQFINEFHLDVSSFKESVDSYNCFNDFFARKLNNSARPINNNDEILISPGDGRLTVYENIDLNNIIQVKGITYSLRELIDNGETAYRFANGTCLILRLCPTDYHRFHFVDYGICEETKRIKGDYYSVNPIALNKIQGLFCKNKREWSIFHSKNFGDILHVEVGATCVGSIIQTYKPNSQVSKGSEKGYFKFGGSTTILFFEKNKIKIDEDIVSQSSMGFETHVVFGETIGHKQLL; encoded by the coding sequence ATGATTAAATTTTACAACAGAAAGACGAAAAAATATGAAATTGAAAAGATTGCAGGAGAAAAATATTTAAATTGGACTTATTCTTCTCCAATAGGTATGACTTTACTAGAAGCACTTGTAAAAAAGAAATTGTTTAGTAAAATTTATGGATGGTATTGTGATACCAGGTTTAGCAGAAAAAAGATACCACAATTTATAAATGAATTCCATTTAGATGTATCCTCTTTTAAAGAATCTGTAGATTCATATAATTGTTTTAACGATTTTTTTGCAAGAAAATTAAATAACAGTGCACGTCCAATTAATAATAATGATGAAATTTTAATTTCACCTGGTGATGGAAGGCTCACAGTTTATGAAAATATAGATTTAAATAATATTATTCAGGTAAAAGGAATTACTTACAGCTTAAGAGAATTAATAGATAATGGTGAAACTGCTTACAGATTTGCAAATGGAACTTGTTTAATTTTAAGGCTATGCCCTACAGATTATCATAGATTTCATTTCGTTGACTATGGTATCTGTGAAGAAACAAAAAGGATAAAGGGCGACTACTATTCAGTAAACCCTATTGCGCTTAATAAAATTCAAGGGTTATTTTGTAAAAATAAAAGAGAATGGAGTATTTTCCATTCAAAAAACTTTGGGGATATACTTCATGTTGAAGTAGGAGCTACTTGTGTAGGCTCCATTATTCAAACATATAAGCCTAATTCACAGGTTTCTAAAGGCAGTGAAAAAGGTTATTTTAAATTTGGCGGCTCAACTACAATATTATTCTTTGAGAAAAATAAAATTAAAATAGATGAAGATATAGTTTCCCAAAGCAGCATGGGCTTTGAAACCCATGTAGTTTTTGGAGAAACTATAGGTCATAAACAATTACTTTAA
- a CDS encoding TetR/AcrR family transcriptional regulator, whose amino-acid sequence MNKTKKSIFQSAIKIFSDKGYDGATMDDIAANAGVAKGTLYYHFKSKEEIFKYIISEGMNVIREQVEDAVVDVKSPLDKLKILCKIQLSLVYQNRDFFKVMMSQLWGKELRQLELRDSIHEYIKNIQVYLEEAMDQGIIKKGEASFMAYTFFGTLFSAAVYELINEGKGDLEYVIDTLIGYILEGIEA is encoded by the coding sequence ATGAATAAAACAAAAAAATCAATATTTCAATCTGCTATAAAGATATTTTCTGATAAGGGATATGATGGAGCAACTATGGATGATATAGCTGCAAATGCCGGGGTAGCAAAAGGTACATTATATTATCACTTTAAAAGTAAAGAGGAAATATTTAAATATATTATATCCGAAGGAATGAATGTAATTAGAGAACAGGTAGAGGATGCAGTAGTGGATGTAAAAAGTCCTTTAGATAAGCTGAAAATATTATGTAAAATTCAATTAAGTCTGGTATATCAAAACAGAGATTTTTTTAAAGTAATGATGAGCCAATTATGGGGCAAGGAGCTTAGACAGCTTGAACTGAGGGATTCTATACATGAGTATATAAAGAATATACAGGTATATTTGGAAGAAGCAATGGATCAGGGAATTATAAAAAAAGGAGAAGCTTCATTTATGGCTTATACTTTTTTTGGAACGTTATTCTCAGCTGCTGTTTATGAATTAATTAATGAAGGAAAAGGCGATTTGGAATATGTAATTGATACCTTAATAGGATATATCCTTGAGGGCATAGAAGCATAA
- a CDS encoding YhgE/Pip domain-containing protein produces MNFLKVAGRDIKSIFKNRFIRVSVTAIIIVPLLYSLLYLYAFWDPYSRLQDMPVAVVNMDSGSTKDGVKANYGKDIVDNLKDDNKIGWKFVGYDEAKRGLNGKNGYYAMFVIPENFSKDILSAKDGKPVQPKIIYSSNDKKNFIVSQIDSKVSMELKDEITKNITKEYTKVTFENLYDVKDGLNQGSDGSKKLYDGLVDAKNGTGQLKDGIGQIKDKVPEIDHGISMLYDGSKKLNDGITTSAVDGSGNALGLRNGVSQLSSGLDSANTASNQINNGASQLYGGLKQVGGGLQSLNTAINGQSSSQAGLDTALKMINDGVTNPDPTKGLGAGVAALNKAVNVGTDASHPSLNSGVSALYDGIANTDPAKGLGAGVNSLNNAMPALGKSVNDLSNATGQLNNLVTAYNQTTDPAKKSQYLAAILGGISNLDAGTKKLNAAVNTGAPGMPSLVASVAGLNTAVNVGTASRPSLVAAVTSVNNGVTKQLSPAIASLDSSVNGVNGINPLTKQPSLVAGISTMYNSSKGALNALSSGVSQLNAAVNAGYNGQPGLLEGMNSLNNGTKQLASGMGSASNASKSILAGTNSLADGSTQLKNGLGTLSSSIPQLTDGANKLYDGSSSLDDGLGKLKDGENEFYTKMKDGSDKINKNLVNSPNVMGDYVSQPITLDEKPVNPVKNYGIGFAPYFIPLSLWVGVIMMFFVISDKVDSDLDVSSASLVVGKFLSYGYIGVLQAVLASIVVLALGLKPNNIIMFFVFNIFMSYVFIAVIQCLVFLLGMAGRLLSIVLLIFQLTACAGTFPIEVVPKFFRVLYPYMPFTYCVSALREIISGSNNAVIAQDMLILAGVLAVFLIISIVFKGHADKVQQIIERKKQEEQVTI; encoded by the coding sequence ATGAACTTTTTAAAAGTTGCCGGAAGAGATATCAAGAGCATCTTTAAAAACAGATTTATCAGAGTTTCAGTAACAGCTATAATAATTGTACCTCTTCTATATAGTTTACTTTATCTTTATGCCTTTTGGGATCCATACAGCCGCCTGCAGGATATGCCTGTAGCAGTAGTAAATATGGACTCAGGCAGTACAAAAGACGGAGTAAAAGCGAACTACGGAAAAGACATAGTTGACAATTTAAAGGATGATAATAAAATTGGATGGAAATTTGTCGGCTATGATGAGGCAAAGAGAGGTTTAAATGGGAAGAATGGTTACTATGCCATGTTTGTGATCCCAGAAAATTTTTCTAAGGATATCTTAAGTGCCAAGGATGGTAAACCAGTACAGCCAAAGATTATTTACAGTTCAAATGATAAAAAGAACTTTATTGTATCTCAGATTGACAGTAAGGTTTCAATGGAACTGAAAGATGAAATTACAAAAAATATTACAAAGGAATACACTAAAGTAACATTTGAAAACTTATATGATGTAAAGGATGGATTAAATCAAGGTTCAGATGGAAGTAAGAAATTATACGATGGATTAGTAGATGCTAAAAACGGAACCGGTCAATTAAAAGACGGCATAGGACAAATTAAAGATAAAGTGCCGGAAATAGATCATGGTATTTCTATGTTATATGATGGTTCAAAAAAACTTAATGATGGAATAACTACTTCCGCAGTAGACGGAAGCGGTAATGCACTAGGATTAAGAAATGGAGTTTCACAATTATCATCAGGTCTGGATTCGGCTAATACAGCCTCTAATCAGATCAACAATGGTGCGTCGCAATTATATGGCGGTCTTAAACAAGTTGGGGGAGGATTACAAAGCCTAAACACTGCTATTAATGGACAATCAAGTAGCCAAGCTGGATTGGATACTGCACTTAAAATGATTAATGACGGAGTAACAAACCCTGATCCAACCAAAGGATTAGGGGCAGGAGTAGCAGCATTAAATAAAGCAGTAAATGTTGGCACTGATGCAAGCCACCCAAGCTTAAATTCAGGTGTTAGTGCATTATATGATGGAATAGCAAATACAGATCCTGCAAAGGGCTTGGGAGCAGGAGTTAACTCACTAAATAATGCAATGCCGGCCCTAGGTAAGTCTGTAAATGATTTATCAAATGCAACAGGACAGTTAAATAATTTAGTGACTGCTTATAATCAAACCACTGATCCTGCAAAAAAAAGTCAGTATTTAGCTGCAATATTAGGTGGGATTTCTAATCTGGATGCTGGTACTAAAAAGTTAAATGCTGCTGTAAACACAGGTGCACCAGGTATGCCAAGTCTTGTAGCATCAGTAGCAGGACTTAACACAGCAGTTAACGTTGGAACAGCTTCAAGGCCAAGTCTTGTAGCTGCAGTTACTTCAGTTAACAATGGAGTAACAAAACAGCTTTCACCTGCAATTGCATCATTGGATTCCTCTGTAAATGGTGTAAATGGAATAAATCCATTAACAAAACAGCCATCATTGGTAGCAGGGATTAGTACTATGTATAACTCTTCAAAGGGGGCACTTAATGCCTTATCAAGTGGAGTGTCACAATTAAATGCAGCAGTAAATGCAGGATATAATGGTCAGCCAGGTTTACTAGAGGGAATGAATTCATTAAACAATGGCACTAAACAATTAGCATCAGGTATGGGAAGTGCTTCAAATGCTTCAAAGAGCATACTTGCAGGTACAAATTCTTTAGCTGATGGATCAACACAATTAAAAAATGGTCTAGGTACTCTTAGTTCATCAATTCCTCAATTAACAGATGGGGCAAATAAACTATATGATGGCTCCTCAAGTCTGGATGATGGCTTAGGCAAATTAAAGGATGGAGAAAATGAATTTTATACTAAGATGAAAGATGGATCAGATAAGATTAATAAAAATCTTGTAAACAGCCCAAATGTTATGGGAGATTATGTGTCACAGCCAATTACATTAGATGAGAAGCCTGTAAATCCTGTTAAAAATTATGGGATAGGTTTTGCACCTTACTTTATTCCTCTTTCACTATGGGTAGGAGTAATAATGATGTTCTTTGTAATAAGCGATAAAGTTGATTCAGACTTAGATGTAAGTTCAGCATCATTAGTGGTTGGAAAGTTTTTATCCTATGGTTATATTGGTGTACTGCAGGCAGTACTTGCAAGTATAGTAGTACTTGCACTGGGTTTAAAACCAAATAACATTATAATGTTCTTCGTATTTAACATATTTATGTCATATGTATTTATAGCTGTTATTCAGTGCCTGGTATTTTTACTTGGCATGGCAGGAAGATTATTATCTATAGTATTATTAATATTTCAGTTAACAGCTTGTGCAGGCACATTCCCAATAGAAGTTGTACCAAAATTCTTTAGGGTATTGTATCCATATATGCCTTTCACATATTGTGTTTCTGCATTAAGAGAAATAATTTCAGGATCAAATAATGCCGTTATTGCTCAGGATATGTTAATTCTTGCAGGGGTATTAGCAGTATTTTTGATTATATCAATTGTATTTAAAGGTCATGCTGATAAAGTGCAGCAGATTATTGAAAGAAAAAAACAAGAAGAACAGGTTACAATTTAA
- a CDS encoding AarF/ABC1/UbiB kinase family protein has translation MYKNSVQRFREIVRVLAHYGFGFIVDSKLNNERKSPENLRRAFEELGPTFIKIGQILSTRPDILPAAYINELSNLQDNAPAEKFEDISHVFNTEFNFKIEDVFKSFNKVPLASASVAQVHMATLKDGRKVIVKIQRPDIKEKLEMDLSILYKILKFTKAKFTDALIDPIDAINEIMEITEKELDFSNEADNLIKFRKLNYNVAFVYSPYVIQELSGTKVITMENIDGFKITDMKKLKDGGYDLDDLGKKLALSYLKQVFEDGFFHGDPHPGNLLIRGGQICFIDFGIMGNLSSSLKSALNDAMVSVANKDPDLMISVIMSIGIKKGVVNRNKLYEDIDNLFSAYLNTSLKDIQLSVMLQQVFESAKRNNIRLPKDLTLLIRGFVIIEGVVASISPEIKILDIAVPYVKNENKKNIFKDLNIDELLLKTYNFGRNSLSLPSKIIEFINSMTSGRAKVNLEINNLSKSIGELNKMANRMIFALIIASMIIGSSLILNTNIGPKVYNISIIGITGYLIAAIMGFWLLISILKSGKL, from the coding sequence ATGTATAAAAATTCTGTTCAACGTTTTAGAGAGATTGTAAGGGTTCTGGCTCATTATGGTTTTGGATTTATAGTTGACAGCAAACTTAATAATGAAAGAAAATCTCCTGAGAATCTTAGACGAGCTTTTGAAGAACTAGGACCAACTTTTATTAAAATAGGTCAGATATTAAGCACCAGGCCTGATATTCTTCCTGCAGCATACATTAATGAACTTTCTAATCTTCAGGATAATGCTCCTGCAGAAAAATTTGAAGATATAAGTCATGTGTTTAATACCGAATTTAATTTCAAAATTGAAGATGTTTTTAAGAGTTTTAATAAAGTTCCTTTAGCTTCTGCATCTGTTGCTCAGGTACATATGGCAACTCTAAAAGACGGAAGAAAAGTAATTGTAAAAATTCAACGCCCTGATATTAAGGAAAAGCTGGAAATGGATTTAAGTATATTATATAAAATACTTAAGTTTACAAAGGCAAAATTTACAGATGCCTTAATTGACCCCATTGATGCTATAAATGAAATAATGGAGATAACTGAAAAGGAATTGGACTTTTCAAATGAAGCTGACAATTTAATTAAATTTAGAAAGCTTAACTATAATGTCGCCTTTGTTTACAGTCCATATGTAATTCAGGAGCTTTCAGGAACCAAAGTCATTACAATGGAAAATATAGATGGCTTTAAAATTACTGATATGAAAAAGCTTAAGGATGGAGGCTATGATTTAGATGATTTAGGTAAAAAACTTGCTCTTTCCTATTTAAAACAGGTATTTGAAGATGGATTTTTCCATGGTGATCCCCATCCTGGAAATCTGCTTATAAGAGGCGGTCAGATATGCTTTATTGACTTTGGGATTATGGGTAACCTGTCTTCTTCTTTGAAAAGTGCTCTCAATGACGCAATGGTCAGTGTAGCCAACAAAGATCCTGATTTAATGATATCAGTAATAATGTCTATTGGTATAAAAAAGGGCGTTGTAAACAGAAACAAACTATATGAAGATATAGATAACTTATTCTCTGCATATCTAAATACATCACTAAAAGACATACAGTTATCAGTAATGCTTCAGCAGGTATTTGAAAGTGCAAAAAGGAATAACATCAGGCTTCCTAAGGATCTTACATTATTAATTAGGGGATTTGTCATAATAGAGGGAGTGGTTGCAAGTATTTCCCCGGAAATAAAAATATTAGATATTGCAGTGCCTTATGTGAAAAATGAAAATAAGAAAAACATATTTAAGGATTTAAATATTGATGAACTGCTTCTTAAAACTTATAATTTTGGCAGGAATTCTTTAAGTCTGCCCTCAAAGATAATAGAATTTATTAACAGTATGACTAGTGGACGTGCAAAAGTAAATCTTGAAATTAATAATTTAAGTAAATCCATAGGAGAACTTAACAAAATGGCAAATAGAATGATATTTGCATTAATTATAGCTTCTATGATAATAGGATCCTCTTTAATATTAAATACAAATATCGGCCCTAAGGTATATAACATTTCTATAATTGGAATAACAGGATACTTAATAGCAGCTATAATGGGCTTTTGGCTGTTAATTTCAATTTTAAAATCTGGAAAATTATAA
- a CDS encoding phasin family protein, translating into MVDEIKNILLAGIGSAAYTYDKATKLVDEFVQKGKLTVDEGKELSEELKRTIKDKTVDIKDKAEDYKPLTKEDMVSLLKSMNFASKSDLDQLNERLQKLEEKLNETK; encoded by the coding sequence ATGGTAGATGAAATAAAAAATATTTTATTGGCAGGCATAGGATCAGCTGCTTACACATATGATAAAGCAACAAAATTAGTTGATGAATTTGTTCAGAAGGGTAAGCTTACCGTTGATGAGGGCAAGGAATTATCTGAGGAATTAAAGAGGACCATAAAAGACAAAACTGTAGATATAAAAGACAAAGCAGAAGATTATAAACCTTTAACAAAAGAGGATATGGTTTCTTTGCTAAAGAGCATGAATTTTGCTTCAAAGTCAGATTTAGATCAATTAAATGAAAGATTGCAGAAATTAGAAGAAAAATTAAATGAAACTAAATAA
- a CDS encoding MurR/RpiR family transcriptional regulator, with the protein MAGSLIKIREILKELSPSEKKVAQFILSKPCEISSLSIGDLAKNSKSSEATVVRLCKMLGFSGYKDFKISITRDIALNDTMETLQNQYSDVEPGDDLKTIVQNISNNNKESIDDTLKILSFDKLQKVIDAIIKADRIDFYGVGASYLIAYDAFQKFSRINKVVTAHSDTHMQIASASNLKKGDVAFAISYSGNTKDTYDSIRVAKESRATTVSITKYGQNPISELCDINLFVSAPEITIRSGAMSSRIAQLNVIDILFAAVASIQFDQVKKYLENSRRVIAIKKIKPSYER; encoded by the coding sequence ATGGCAGGTAGTTTAATTAAGATTAGGGAAATTCTAAAAGAATTAAGTCCATCGGAAAAAAAGGTGGCTCAATTTATATTAAGTAAGCCTTGTGAAATTTCTAGCTTGTCTATAGGTGACCTGGCTAAAAATAGTAAATCCAGTGAAGCAACTGTAGTCAGACTTTGTAAAATGCTGGGATTTAGCGGCTACAAAGATTTTAAAATAAGCATTACAAGGGATATTGCATTAAATGATACAATGGAAACTTTACAAAACCAATATAGTGATGTAGAACCCGGAGACGATTTAAAGACTATAGTACAAAATATAAGCAATAATAATAAGGAATCTATAGATGATACATTAAAAATATTATCCTTCGATAAGCTGCAAAAGGTTATAGATGCCATTATTAAGGCAGATAGAATTGACTTTTACGGAGTAGGAGCATCCTATTTAATTGCCTATGATGCTTTTCAAAAGTTCTCTAGAATAAATAAAGTAGTAACTGCTCACTCAGATACCCATATGCAGATTGCATCTGCATCAAATTTGAAAAAAGGTGATGTTGCCTTTGCAATTTCTTACTCTGGTAATACAAAAGATACCTATGATTCCATAAGAGTGGCAAAGGAATCAAGAGCAACCACTGTGAGTATTACTAAATATGGTCAAAATCCAATAAGTGAACTGTGTGATATAAATTTATTTGTTTCAGCACCTGAAATAACAATAAGAAGCGGGGCTATGTCATCAAGGATAGCACAGCTGAATGTAATAGATATTTTATTTGCAGCAGTAGCAAGCATTCAGTTTGACCAGGTGAAAAAATATCTTGAAAATTCAAGAAGAGTAATAGCAATAAAAAAGATAAAGCCCAGCTATGAAAGGTAA